GCCAGCGCTTTCAGCGGCGAGACGTAGAGCGTGTGCAGGCCTTCGGACGGATGTTCGATCAGCTCGGCGAGCGTGGGCAGAAAGCCGGCAAGCGTCTTGCCCGCGCCGGTGGTGGCGACGAGCAGCCCGTGCCGGCCGGCGCGCGCGACGTCGAGCATGTCGCGCTGATGGCGGCGCGGTGCCCAGCCGCGTGCGGCGAACCAGTCGGTTAAAGGTTGCGGGAGTTTCAACGAAAGGCGCCCTCACCCTTGCCACGCGCCTCCGGCACGCGGTGCCCTTCGCTCTCCCAATGGGAGAGGGAGCGAGGAGCGCAGCGACGGAAGGGTGAGGGTGACACCGTAAGAAGATGGGAACAAAGCCGCATCCCACCCATATAGGAACGATGGCAAAGCTCGGCGACTGGATCGATCCGCAACCGCACGGCATCTTCGTGAAACCCGCCGGCGTGTGGATCGACCCATCGCAGCCGGTCGATCGCGCGCTCGTCACGCACGGCCATGCCGATCATGCGCGCGGCGGCCACGGCACGGTATGGGCAACGCCCGAGACGCTTGCGATCATGGACGCGCGCTACGGCGCGCAGAGCGCGCATCCGGTCACATACGGCGCGCCGCTCACGTTCGGCGATGTCGCGGTCCGGTTCGTCCCGGCGGGGCACGTGCTCGGCTCGGCCCAGATCGTGCTCGATCATCGCGGCGAACGCATCATCGTCTCGGGCGATTACAAGCGCCGCGCCGATCCGACCTGCGCGCCGTTCGAACCGACCAAGTGCGACGTCTTCATCACCGAGGCCACGTTCGGGCTGCCGGTATTTCGCCATCCCGAGACCGGCGACGAGATCGACAAGCTCACCGCCGCGCTTCGTGCCAACCCGACGCGCTGCGTGCTGGTCGGCGCTTATGCGCTGGGCAAGGCACAGCGCGTGATCGCCGAACTGCGCCAACGCGGCTTCGACGATCCGATCTACCTTCACGGCGCTTTGCAGAAGCTGTGCGATCTCTACATCGCGCACGGTGTGCAACTCGGCGAGTTGCGACCCGCGACCGAGGCGAGCAAGGCCGAGTTGATGGGCCGGATCGTGCTAGCGCCACCCTCCGCGCTCGGTGATCGCTGGTCGCGGCGGCTACCCGATCCGATCACGGCGATGGCGAGCGGCTGGATGCGCGTGCGCCAGCGCGCGGTGCAGCGCGGTGTCGAGCTGCCGCTGATCCTGTCTGATCATGCCGATTGGGACGAGCTGACATCGACCTTACTGGAGATCGCGCCG
This genomic stretch from Sphingomonas panacis harbors:
- a CDS encoding ligase-associated DNA damage response exonuclease translates to MAKLGDWIDPQPHGIFVKPAGVWIDPSQPVDRALVTHGHADHARGGHGTVWATPETLAIMDARYGAQSAHPVTYGAPLTFGDVAVRFVPAGHVLGSAQIVLDHRGERIIVSGDYKRRADPTCAPFEPTKCDVFITEATFGLPVFRHPETGDEIDKLTAALRANPTRCVLVGAYALGKAQRVIAELRQRGFDDPIYLHGALQKLCDLYIAHGVQLGELRPATEASKAELMGRIVLAPPSALGDRWSRRLPDPITAMASGWMRVRQRAVQRGVELPLILSDHADWDELTSTLLEIAPQEVWVTHGREEALVHWCATHQIRAKALALHGYEDEDD